Genomic DNA from Lactuca sativa cultivar Salinas chromosome 8, Lsat_Salinas_v11, whole genome shotgun sequence:
AAGTTTTTTCCTAATTGTTCTTTTTACTGGAATTGTGTTTTTTTATCCTTTTCCCATGATTTCATGAATCTTTCTCTTGCTTTTGGTGCAATTTCTGGTGTTGTGAAGGTGTCTGGTGTTTAATACAGCTTGTTGAAGGTGTTTGACATTGTATTTAAAGATAAAGTTAGGACAATTGGATTATGTACAGAAGGTGTTCGATAAAATACATAAGAGATGTTTCAAGCCAAATTCTCGGTAATTGACTAATTCCATATTTAAAACATAGTTTCCAGTAATTTTAAAATAGCATGCTTGTGAATGATTTGACCAGTTGTGTATGCGGTAATTGACTAATTCCATATTTAAAAAACATAGTTTCTAAGTATTCTgtcatattctatgtattctaccagaatatatatcaaaattttgaagAATATAAGCATTATTAAACTTGTAAGTCTTAGCAGGACACCATTAGTGTTTGTTTTTCACTTTTCCTCTCTTGCAATGTATTAAAAAACCCAACCGATGTTGTTTTTTAGAAGAAATTAGTGTATTATGATGTGAAAGTTGAGTATGAGGTGTGAATGGATTTATGTGTAATCtatcaaaatttatttatataaatccaTTATGTCAGAATGTCTTTAAGAGTGTTTGTTAACAACAAATATATTTCTTTATCTGGTAATAATAACGAGTAACGCATTTTATTCTTTCAAAATACCTTCAAGAAGGAATCAAATATTGATCATACAAGAGAAATACTTGGAATGAAGTTCAAAAACAAGTATATTTACGAAGAATTACGTTCTTACGATAATACATCACATTTTTGTAAGAATAGTTGGAATCAAGTCGATTATTCGAACCAATGAAGAAGATCAAGTGCGTCTATTCGATAATTATATAGTTAAGAATGCAGTTTTTAAAgagttttattcattttttttattacattctGTTAAAATATGTGTGACtaaattaaaatgtataagactcttagtttgtaagaatatgtattaatttgtatttaagttcggatgtcTATGAATAGATAtaagaatattattattattcaagtgGGGGTTCAAAAAAATgattctttaataatattctaatagaatactaTTCTGATAGAATCACGGAACATCattataacaaaataatattcCGATAAAATAAAATCGGTTTATGCTTACAAATTAcgtttgaaattgaattaattagaaaaaaatcagattttttaaaTCAAGAGCATTAATTATCCCCTAAATCttgaattttcattttttaaaattgtcttaattgactaaaatacacTTATAATGAATTTAGATGGTATTTTTGTATTAtctataatttaataatatttattaatcacttacttaaaataattaaaatgagtGGTCCACAATCAactatacatgcacacaatacttataaaaaacacaataacctaactatatatatatatatatatatatatatatatatatatatatatatatatatatatatatatatatatatatatatatatatatatagggtccgGTTCCGGTGAGGACTCGTAAGGACACcttaaaaacttgaaaaaaataaaaataataaaatcgaGCATAATATTATATCGGAgagaaaaaaaatggaattttttggatcattaaaattgaatcatgaatcataaaaatgacattcaattttaatgatcatttttttcagttttttttttctctaataTAATATTATGCtcaattttatgatttgtatattttatttatttattttttcaattttttacggTGTACTTACGAGTTCTCaccgaaaaaaaaaatcatcgcaTACTATCATAGGTGGGTCCTTTGACCCACCTAATTTTTTaagatttattatatattatatacaaaaaaatattaGAACTACCTAAAATAATTAAAGGGCATACCTTATGTTGGAAAAAAGATGTCTTAGTTAAAGCAAAATAGATATCTTTGaaacaaatataatttttttcaaaacgCATATATTTACAACCTATAGTTACTCAAATATCgaccaattatatgaaatatGTGAGAGACAATCCCTTATATATAACAAGATGAGAAAAAACTTTGAAACACCTTTGCGTTTGGCAGCTATAACTTAGCTAATAATTTCAAATTTCGTTAGTCGGAGCGTCATTTATTATAAATTGGTGTATGCAgttgtttttaatatatatatatatatatatatatatatatatatatatatatatatatatatatatatatatatatatatatatatatcaaaaccaatTTTTTTGAAAGGGGCAGTTAATTCGGTTTAACCGGTGTTTTTGCAAATCGGGCGGTTCCCCTTGTTTGCTAACAAGTAGTTTTTTAATATTAAACAATGGTAACCTAAACGTTTCTCGGTTCAACTAGGTGAACTGCCGGTGCAGTTTAGTTTTAAGTTTCATACTAGTATTGGTCCGTTTAAACTGGCTTAGTGAACCAGGTGATTTTATATTCTAGACTCGCCACTGCCTCATATGATTATGTTTCTTTCtctttgtgtgtgtatgtgtgtgtgtgtatatatatatatatatatatatatatatatatatatatatatatatatatatataaagttaaagTGAGACGATCTAATTTTGTAAGACTATAATACCATTTTTTTCTAGTGAAATATTCGAATATTCTGGTGTTCATAAAATTTAAATATGTGTAATATTCTAACattttaaaacaataattttaacATGTTTTAaagtgaaatattctaaaacatataatattaaaatatattgcatattttattttacttttactaacaatagaatattagaatatttcactaaAAAAATTTGGTCTCACGGTTTCACAAAATTATGTTCGTCTTAAATGAACACTTacctatatttatttatttttgtgatGTTATGTTTTAGTTAAACAAAGAATATGATATTTGAAGTAAGATTATTTCAACTATATACATATAGATATATAGATGCCACAGTTGAAGACTAGGAGATAGATCAAAAAAGTAAGCAAGAGCATTTTTTCTgtcccaaatttttttttttaaaatcttttgaaTACCTGTAGTATGTCTTTTCTAACTTAAAATAAGACATTAAAATCTAAATAATTTTCCTTCAAAACTCAAAAGTAATGTAGTTTGCTTTGTGTAACGAATAAATCTTAGGATATCTACATTAGTGACcccattaaaaaaaaacttttcaactaTGGTGGAGCTCGCTTGTTCAGAAAAAAACCGAAGACATCCTTTCACTCGATATGTCTATCTTCTCATTTTAATAGTATATTAGAAGAATAGATAGAAGTGTAAACTGTAAAGTAGAATGGTTGAGAAAGAATTCTATAATCCAAAAAACTTATATTAAAAAAGTTATTTTAACTTCAAAATCTTTCTTATTCAACCCTTTATTCGACAAATACAATAATACATATATCTCCCCTATTATTAGTGAACACCATTTGATATTCATTATTCAGGCACTTGGGAACCAAAAAGTGAGATGGAGGAATCTGTTAAAACTAACACAGTTAACTGTTCAACCATAAATCCATTAAATGATAAATCAGCTGCCATATGATGTTTGACCAGTCAACCAAAAATTTACGTTTTAACcagaacatttttttttttttttgtctattttGGTTAATTGCTATAtccataaaagataaaaatatgtCACAAGGTGAATATGTTATTACTTTTTACATTTTTGTCAAATATGGCACAAACCCCAAAGTCCTTAGGAATATTGTACACAAATACAATGATACAAGATGGAAATTAAGCATGTGGGTATGTACCTAAAAAAAGAGTTTGTGTCTGAATTATTCATCAAACCATTGCAGCACTACCCCAAAAACCCCCACTCAAGCTGCTGCTTCCACTATTCTATGATAAATTCATTTCAttaatggcatccaataccgatGATATCGCCGCCGGTGCCGTCAACCTGGAACTCGAAGCCATGAGAACAGATGATTGCTCTTGGCAACCTTGCGAAATCTACTTCAGGTCTGAAATCAATGTCTTTGATCTGTTTATTTTCATTTTTCGTCATCAATTCCAGTGATTCACTTACTTATTATGGAACGCGATGATCTTTTCAGCTGGAAATAGTTCACGATAACGATCCTAGTAGCTTTTACTTCTTAATGATCGATTTATATCACTTCTGTTTGATGTTTACTTGATGTTTCTAGCTCGAGTTTGATTTTGACATGGATAATCCAAATCTACTCGAGTTTGGAATCAAACAAACTAAATCCGAGTTTCGCTGCCTAAATCGGGAAAGTTCCCTAGAGATATTATTACTTTCCAATTCCAGATGACACCTTATTTGGAACGAAAAGGGGGGTTTCCACATTGAGTGTAATCTTACGAAATCAGAAGAATTAACAAACATTAATAGAATTTAGTTGTTGAATTTTGATCTTTCATCTCAGCATTTGTTTATATTGTCGGATTATGATAAGTTCAGCTACTTCTGTTATCATCTGCAGCCCAAATGGCGGTGGTCTTGTTGTAAAATATGAGGATAACGATTCCCAAGATACATTAACGAGTGAAAAAGAAGCTCTGATGCGAATTCGAGCCCGTTCTCTTCCTCTCCAAGACGATGACTGTGCTCACATCAAACCAGGTGAGACTGTTCTTGTCAATCGAGACTCAGAATCTGAAGGAGCGTTCTTTGATGCAGAGGTAGAAAAGGTATATTTTCTTGCACTTGAGAATTCAATTTCTAGAGTATTTGATTGTTTGTTTTTCATCCATCCATGATCTAATCATCTGCACCATTAACAGGTGATACGGGTGAGACATTCAAAGAGGACGAAATGTAGATGTAGTTTCATGATTAGATGGCTGAAAAAAGATGTCAATGGTGGAAGTTTAACAGTTCCTTCTTCTTCAGTAATGAGATTGGCTAACAAAAACATCAATAATCATCCAACAATTTCAGCATTCATAGATGCAGTGCAGCTGAGTAACTCAAGTGACTCAGATATGTCTCCACAGATGGACATTGTCGGTGACTTTGATCTGGATCTACATGACTTGTTAGAAAAACAAATTGAAGGAATCAGAAACTCAGTTCATGGTTCCAAAAAGAGAATTAGAGATGAGATTTCTATGTTTGAAGGTAAACTCCATAACcaacatacatacacacatacatacatgaacTAAAGAATCGAGCATGATGCATTTCAAACACATATTAAACTTTAGAATATTAGattatacacataacaagcaTTCCTGTTGTGGTTACTTATTTCCAATAAGAACATACATATCTGGTGattattattagttattactATTTACTaacaaacaagtaaataaaacagaTGTTTCAAAGCCAAATGGAAGAACACTGCAAGTCGAAATTTCAACTGAAAAAAATCATTCAAGAAGGTCAACCCGGAGTCAAAAGCAAAAGGGTGGACCAAAAAAACAGGAATCACCTGTAATCCCACCTCCAACAACTGAAGGAGAGCTTTCAGACAAAAAATCCCCTCTCAATCCTCTAGCTGCTCGTGCAGCTCTTGCTTCTTTAATGTCACATAAAAGCCTTGAAATTTCTGTTGATGTCAAGGAAACAAAAACCTTCAACTCCTCAGAAACAGAATATGCTCCAAAACCAGAAAAATTTGTCAAGAAACTTTTTTTGCCAACTAGTTCATCTGAAttgttggaagaagaagaagaagatgaagatgatgatgatgatgacaagaTGAATAATACTGAAACATCAACCAGGTCAACCCGTGCAAAAGTTCagaaggtcaaagtcaatgttACTGTTTCTGGTAACAAAGTGAGTGATTGCAAGAAGCGTACGCGTTCAGCGGTTGGGAAAAAGGAAGAAACAGAGACTATTGAGACTACAACAGAAAAGGATACTACTACTTTTCATGTGCAAAAAGACAAGAATACCCTTTTTGCCACATCATCACCTTATAACGAGGTTAAGAATTCGATTGATGGGAGAAGGAGTAAGCGTTCAGTGCTTAACAATGAGGTATCAGAGCCAACAACCAAAGAAATTGAGACCAAATCCACTCCGGGTCCCACTGCAGTAAAGAACAAGAAGACCAAGACAACTGGTAAAACTCAAGATTCAGGAGGTATGTGGATAGTTTTGtcatttcatttcatttcatttgttaattaattttaattatcgAAATTGAATATTTGATAGGGAATGTGATGAGCAATGGTGGTAAGAAGGGTTTGGTTGAGTTGAAGGCACAAAGGGTGCGGTGTTCACCAAGGTTGAACCCTAAGACATGATATGATGCTCAAAACAAGGCGTACTCTTTTGTTGTATGTTTGATTAATGATTAATTATTTGCCACTTTGGTATGTATGGCATTTTCCTCCAAGTTGCCATGAAAAAGGGGCAAACCTAGGAGTGGTAATATAATATAATGCGATAAAAGACTATGGCTTCATGGTGATCATCATTATCTCTCTAGCGTCTTATGTTGTTGTATTGTTATCATGTAAAAGGGGCTAAACTTGGGAGTGGTGATATAATATCATGAATTTTGATAATCATTTATATTGGTTTCTCCTTTTGTTCAACATTGTGATTAGATAGATATAGAAAGATTTATAGTTTGACTAGTAAAGATTAAAATAAATATTGATTCAATAATGAAGAAAAAAGAAGGAAAGATAGGAAGGATTATCACAAATTTGTTTGAATTTATCTAATGTTTACTCATACCTATTCCTAGTGAAATTGTAACTGACAGGATTTTTgaaggaaaaaaaattgttttggagaTATTTTTAAGACAccagacaaaattacataaatggtacaTGTGCTCGTGCTTGGTCAAACGTACTAGGTGTGTATAAGTTTGAAAATTTATCTATTTTTAATGACTGCTGCCCACTGTAGCACCTCATTTTGCGAGATTTGGGGAAGAAAATTGAAAATTCCATTGTCCCGACCATTCCTTGAATCTGAGACTTCACTTATGGGGTGCCCATAGCCCAATCTTTACTCGGTGAGCCACAATCTTGCCTGTGTTTAAATTTTAATGCAGTAGGTATTTTGAGACATACAAACTCAAATTTCCCGTTCCCAAGTCCACAATTTTCTGTTAATTTAATTCGTAAAGTCCGTAATTATCCATCTTCAGTTTTACTTTTCACTTCTGAAAACAAGATAAACGACTTACATTACTAGATCCATGATTGATTTTCCTTATTTCTTAGACGACACAATATCTtacacttaaaaaaaaaaaaaaagaatatataaGTGATCTAAACACATACAAATCATTTCCAACATATATTCGCTCAACACAGACAGAGATAATGGTGTATTTTGAACAAAGAAATTGAGTTTAAGGTGCACAAAGAAAGAAAATTGACCAAACTAGTTCATATATTGTCTCACATCATGCATTTTCTCAAGGTCTACCACTACATCATATCAAAACATAATCCAGTTACATTTCTGGTCCTATCATCTAGTTTCCTGCATACTTTGGATCTGCCATCACAAAATGATAAGCGATAACCAAAAAGAATATGAAGATGCCCAGAGAATTGGCAAAGAATCCCAGGTCCTGATCGTTAAACATCTGTGTATAAGATACAACAAGAACATATATCAATTGTCATCACAAACATGACTTGCAACAACAACACACATCATTTAGGGTTTGTAAATGTAAATCCATTCTAAAATCACTTTCGTTTCATCATTTCCCAGGCAGTTTGGAGAAATCACATCGATAATTCAGTCGCTCTACTCGCAAAACCCTAAATCCATCCACAATTTCTACTAATCCAAATCCAACATCATATGCATCCGTAATACTTACCTAACTTATATCTAAATGCAAAACTTGAAATACAAACATATTTAGATTAACGAAAGGTAGAAACCGATGATAATCATATAGATATCATCATATCAACCCCGATGATGCGATTACCTAAAAATAGAAGAAGCTGTAACGTAAACCTAATCGGAAATTATAGTGATAATTGtaataaggaatcatggatcactcGACATCGTGATAGGAAAAAACCTGACATTGGCAATCTTCGAGAGCGAACTTCTACTTCTTCGCGAGAGCAGGTGCTATAGCCTGGTAGATGGAATGCGGAATCAGAGTGTTTACAAACCcgatcaaaatgttaaaaatcctCCTCATACAAGTCCAACCTTCGGATTCGGAGCCATTGAAGTGGTTATTTGGATAATTGGATTACCTGTATTTGGGTCATTCGAATAGTTTACTAGTTTAGTGGCCCAACTTTTGTTTCAACCCATTTAAACTTTGGActatttaataatttaatttgaatttagttaataaattaaaaacatataaatataaccatTTATCTAAACTATTAtataataatacataaaaaaattaatGGCATCCCACAAATAAATGAATAACCACTATCGTTAGATGTTAGCAGGTACCACAACAACATGGATTTTACCCATAAACGATATTATTTTCA
This window encodes:
- the LOC111889234 gene encoding uncharacterized protein LOC111889234, translating into MASNTDDIAAGAVNLELEAMRTDDCSWQPCEIYFSPNGGGLVVKYEDNDSQDTLTSEKEALMRIRARSLPLQDDDCAHIKPGETVLVNRDSESEGAFFDAEVEKVIRVRHSKRTKCRCSFMIRWLKKDVNGGSLTVPSSSVMRLANKNINNHPTISAFIDAVQLSNSSDSDMSPQMDIVGDFDLDLHDLLEKQIEGIRNSVHGSKKRIRDEISMFEDVSKPNGRTLQVEISTEKNHSRRSTRSQKQKGGPKKQESPVIPPPTTEGELSDKKSPLNPLAARAALASLMSHKSLEISVDVKETKTFNSSETEYAPKPEKFVKKLFLPTSSSELLEEEEEDEDDDDDDKMNNTETSTRSTRAKVQKVKVNVTVSGNKVSDCKKRTRSAVGKKEETETIETTTEKDTTTFHVQKDKNTLFATSSPYNEVKNSIDGRRSKRSVLNNEVSEPTTKEIETKSTPGPTAVKNKKTKTTGKTQDSGGNVMSNGGKKGLVELKAQRVRCSPRLNPKT
- the LOC122194427 gene encoding dolichyl-diphosphooligosaccharide--protein glycosyltransferase subunit 4A; translated protein: MFNDQDLGFFANSLGIFIFFLVIAYHFVMADPKYAGN